A single Cryomorphaceae bacterium DNA region contains:
- a CDS encoding ABC transporter permease, which translates to MWRNYLKTAWRSLLRDRLYTIINLVGLTVGLISFVFIALYISDELSYDRYHSQADRTYRLWEILDFEGAGEESSSMQFPVTPALLNDYPHLIDDVVRFFNFQRPVFTMQVEDLKFNEEGIFFADSGVFRVFDWPLIGGDPKVMGQPNMVVINEELAEKYFGDEDPIGKDVIIEGGIQLKVGGVMKDVPAQSHFRPKALISFITLRNFMGNPIGGNNWVWNPCWTYVMLQEGVTPEELEGQFPSFIEKYYPEFMAGQTSFYLMPLADIHLESHLEYEIRPNHERSYLYILGAIGFIILLIAATNFTNLATARSSRRAREVGVRKVLGAERQQLVGQFLSESILLTLIAVILSLALIQILLPGFNGMASKELAFATLFEPLNLIFILASALFLGVVAGLYPAVFLSGFQPVKVLKGGTPGKGKQAFRRVLVVLQFTLSAALIVGTLMVNRQFQFMQSQDPGFNESNVIVMSTKQQILQQFEAFRTEVLADESIEKFTIMNDILGEDHNVFEYNYEGMQPDKWQYLPSLIVDEHFVSTMGLEIVAGRDFNEDIKSDDTAAVLVNETLVREMGWGTPEEALGQRMTTPRGQERVVGVLKDFHYVSLNEPIRPFVLDMIKTQGFWVQEFAVRVKPGMDQRAIDHLEEVWGKFGSQFPFEYFYLEDRLDSLYQGQNTLRVLVALFSLVAIVISCIGLFALTSLSVEQRTKEIGIRKILGAEAGSLIRLIAREFLSLVLIAFVIAIPFAYWALNNWLNGFAYRIDFSWGAVAVAGLLSIAISALTISYHAWKVTRTDPVKSLRYE; encoded by the coding sequence ATGTGGCGGAATTACCTCAAGACGGCCTGGCGAAGCCTTCTTCGCGATAGGCTCTACACGATTATCAATTTAGTCGGGCTCACGGTTGGGCTCATCAGTTTCGTGTTCATCGCGCTGTACATCAGCGATGAGTTGAGCTATGACCGATACCACAGCCAGGCAGATCGCACCTACCGTCTTTGGGAAATTCTAGACTTTGAAGGAGCCGGAGAAGAGAGCTCCAGCATGCAGTTTCCAGTGACTCCAGCACTCCTCAATGACTACCCTCATCTCATCGATGATGTCGTTCGATTCTTCAATTTTCAGCGGCCCGTTTTTACCATGCAGGTCGAAGATCTCAAGTTCAACGAGGAAGGTATTTTCTTTGCGGATTCCGGAGTTTTCCGAGTTTTTGACTGGCCACTCATCGGCGGGGACCCCAAGGTTATGGGGCAACCGAATATGGTAGTGATCAACGAGGAATTGGCGGAAAAATACTTCGGAGACGAAGACCCTATAGGAAAGGATGTAATCATTGAGGGGGGTATTCAGTTGAAGGTCGGTGGCGTCATGAAAGATGTTCCTGCGCAATCGCATTTCCGTCCCAAAGCCCTCATTAGTTTTATTACCCTCAGGAACTTTATGGGTAACCCCATTGGAGGGAATAATTGGGTATGGAATCCGTGCTGGACCTACGTCATGCTTCAAGAAGGAGTCACTCCTGAAGAACTTGAAGGTCAATTCCCCTCTTTCATTGAGAAATACTACCCTGAATTCATGGCTGGTCAGACCTCGTTCTACCTGATGCCGCTGGCTGATATTCACTTGGAATCGCACTTGGAGTACGAGATCCGACCAAATCACGAGCGTTCCTACTTGTATATTCTCGGTGCTATTGGGTTTATCATACTCCTTATCGCGGCAACGAATTTCACCAACTTGGCAACGGCAAGGAGTTCTCGTCGGGCCCGAGAGGTAGGCGTGCGGAAAGTCCTTGGCGCAGAGCGGCAACAGCTCGTAGGTCAGTTTCTTTCCGAATCGATTCTTTTAACCTTGATTGCGGTCATACTCAGCCTGGCCCTAATTCAGATTCTTTTGCCTGGATTCAATGGAATGGCTTCCAAGGAATTGGCCTTTGCAACTCTGTTCGAACCTCTGAACCTCATTTTCATTCTGGCCAGTGCGCTCTTTTTGGGAGTGGTCGCAGGGCTGTATCCTGCCGTCTTTTTAAGCGGATTTCAGCCCGTTAAGGTGCTGAAAGGCGGAACCCCTGGAAAAGGAAAACAAGCCTTCAGGAGAGTGCTTGTGGTTTTACAATTCACCCTTTCCGCTGCACTAATTGTCGGAACCCTTATGGTCAATCGACAATTTCAGTTCATGCAGAGTCAGGATCCGGGATTCAACGAATCCAATGTGATTGTCATGTCGACCAAGCAACAGATTCTGCAGCAATTTGAAGCGTTTCGCACGGAGGTGCTGGCCGATGAGAGTATCGAGAAGTTTACCATCATGAACGATATTCTCGGCGAGGACCACAACGTATTCGAGTACAACTACGAAGGCATGCAGCCGGACAAGTGGCAGTATTTACCCTCATTGATCGTCGATGAGCACTTCGTATCCACTATGGGGCTGGAAATCGTTGCGGGACGTGACTTTAACGAGGATATCAAGTCGGACGACACCGCCGCAGTACTGGTCAATGAGACCCTAGTCCGTGAAATGGGTTGGGGTACTCCCGAGGAGGCCCTGGGCCAGCGAATGACCACTCCTAGGGGTCAGGAGCGTGTCGTCGGTGTGCTTAAAGACTTTCACTACGTCTCCTTAAATGAGCCCATTCGACCTTTTGTTTTGGATATGATCAAAACCCAGGGGTTTTGGGTTCAGGAATTTGCGGTGCGCGTCAAACCGGGAATGGATCAGCGCGCCATTGACCACCTTGAGGAGGTCTGGGGGAAATTTGGCTCTCAGTTCCCCTTTGAGTACTTCTACCTTGAAGACCGCCTGGACAGCCTTTATCAAGGACAGAATACCCTACGCGTATTGGTGGCACTCTTTAGCCTTGTGGCTATCGTTATTTCCTGTATTGGTCTCTTTGCTTTAACCTCCTTAAGTGTGGAGCAGCGTACCAAGGAAATTGGAATTCGCAAAATTCTAGGAGCAGAAGCGGGTTCTTTGATTCGCTTGATCGCTAGAGAATTCCTTTCACTGGTCTTGATCGCCTTCGTCATTGCTATCCCGTTTGCTTATTGGGCACTGAACAACTGGCTCAATGGATTCGCTTATCGGATAGACTTCAGTTGGGGTGCAGTAGCCGTTGCAGGACTGTTGTCCATAGCAATATCTGCCCTTACGATTAGTTATCACGCTTGGAAGGTTACACGAACAGATCCAGTGAAGAGTCTACGGTACGAATAG
- a CDS encoding peptidase M61, which yields MNRSVLLLLFLCVFSAYGTIAKTAEPVGYKVSFDLNHLVEDRLTITMETPQVHTDEIEFQMPKIVPGTYGISDFGRFVSSFSALDTNGQPLPVKQIGTNRWGISGAQGLGTLSYQIDDTFDGEPGKTVFEPGGSNFQADTNFVLNLFAMVGYLEGIEDRPFELTIAHPSELYGVTALEVVDRSADRDRFMASDYFTMHDSPIMYSAPDTASVQVANARIEVMVYSPNGQLNAREVMDRNKDLFAAAAEYLGGTLPVDRYAQLIYLWDGPTNSGGMGALEHSYSTVFSLPDLPDSVMGQEIQDVTAHEFFHIVTPLTIHSEEIHDYNWIEPQMSEHLWLYEGVTEYSAHHMQVKAGLISEQEFLETMQEKMTQSTTAYDDQVPFTTMSAHCLDVYAGEYGNVYQKGALIGMALDLQLLHWSEGAYGLQSLIKDLQDRYGAEKAFKDEELFDAIAELTYPEIREFFTRHLESYEALPFEEVLNYAGVSYQASVPSTTITFGKIPLGYNPNTGRLFIASLDDANDFAANMGYQVGDEFISINEFDLTNVQMVGSQIDAWRASTSEGDKVKIVVARKSGEEFENVVLKGKAMEVETSDDHVVQFVTEPTPEQQRIRDHWLKDKKG from the coding sequence ATGAATAGATCAGTCCTATTACTCCTTTTTCTATGTGTTTTTAGTGCCTACGGCACGATAGCCAAAACCGCAGAGCCCGTTGGTTACAAGGTTTCCTTTGACCTCAATCACTTGGTCGAAGACCGCCTCACCATAACCATGGAAACACCCCAGGTCCATACCGATGAAATCGAGTTTCAAATGCCGAAGATTGTCCCTGGAACCTACGGAATCAGCGACTTTGGACGTTTTGTTTCGTCTTTCTCTGCCTTGGACACCAATGGTCAGCCCCTTCCCGTGAAGCAAATCGGAACCAATCGCTGGGGAATATCAGGTGCGCAAGGACTCGGCACCCTTTCCTACCAAATCGACGACACCTTTGATGGTGAGCCGGGCAAAACGGTCTTTGAACCAGGTGGTTCCAATTTTCAAGCGGATACCAATTTTGTGCTGAACCTCTTTGCTATGGTCGGATACCTGGAAGGTATTGAGGACCGACCTTTTGAGTTGACCATTGCGCATCCATCGGAATTATATGGAGTCACGGCCTTAGAGGTCGTGGACCGAAGTGCCGACCGTGATCGGTTCATGGCCAGTGATTACTTTACTATGCATGACTCCCCAATTATGTATTCGGCTCCCGACACGGCCTCTGTTCAAGTGGCCAATGCCCGAATTGAGGTGATGGTCTATTCTCCAAACGGACAGTTGAATGCCCGCGAAGTCATGGACCGCAACAAAGACCTCTTTGCTGCGGCAGCGGAATATCTGGGCGGAACTCTACCTGTAGACCGCTATGCTCAATTGATCTATCTATGGGACGGTCCTACCAATTCAGGTGGCATGGGTGCTTTAGAGCACAGTTACTCCACGGTTTTCTCATTACCGGATCTACCGGATTCCGTGATGGGCCAAGAAATTCAAGACGTCACCGCGCATGAATTCTTCCACATCGTAACTCCTTTGACGATTCATTCTGAAGAGATCCACGATTACAACTGGATTGAACCTCAAATGTCTGAGCACTTGTGGCTCTATGAAGGAGTTACCGAGTATTCCGCCCATCATATGCAGGTAAAGGCCGGTTTGATTTCCGAGCAAGAGTTCTTGGAGACGATGCAGGAAAAAATGACGCAAAGCACCACTGCCTATGATGATCAGGTTCCCTTTACCACGATGAGTGCCCACTGTTTGGATGTATATGCAGGTGAATACGGGAATGTATATCAAAAGGGTGCGCTGATCGGAATGGCCTTGGATCTCCAATTACTTCATTGGAGTGAAGGAGCATATGGCCTGCAATCCTTGATCAAGGATCTTCAGGACCGATACGGAGCTGAAAAAGCCTTCAAGGATGAGGAGCTATTTGACGCTATAGCCGAGTTGACGTACCCCGAGATCCGTGAATTCTTTACCCGCCATTTGGAGAGCTACGAGGCGCTGCCATTTGAAGAAGTGCTGAATTATGCTGGAGTGAGCTACCAGGCATCTGTACCTAGCACGACCATCACGTTTGGGAAAATCCCTCTGGGCTACAACCCAAATACAGGACGTCTATTCATCGCTAGTTTGGACGATGCCAACGACTTCGCGGCCAACATGGGATACCAGGTTGGAGACGAATTCATCAGTATTAACGAATTCGATTTGACCAATGTGCAGATGGTAGGAAGCCAAATAGATGCTTGGCGAGCGTCCACCTCAGAAGGGGATAAGGTCAAGATCGTGGTCGCTCGAAAAAGCGGTGAGGAGTTCGAAAATGTCGTGCTTAAGGGTAAGGCTATGGAGGTCGAAACCAGTGATGATCACGTAGTGCAATTCGTTACGGAACCCACGCCCGAACAACAAAGAATTAGAGATCACTGGTTGAAGGATAAAAAGGGATAA
- a CDS encoding ABC transporter permease, whose product MWQNYLKTTIRSLVRNRVYALVSILGLGLGVSCAILIALYVSDELSYESMHEDVGRIYRGYVDLEMEEILHAGVSPMALGPTLVADYPEFETFSRFISAGNEVTVRVEDQIFTEEHFWFADSSFFQIFSFDLIAGDPKKALVAPNSAVLTRSTALKLFGDLDVLDTTIRINNNFYTVTGIAEDPPAQTEVYFHTLLSLSTWPQQTVEQASGDWYWLISYTYFKTHQALRADERDRIMADFKERYVVPFQETNGLEQDAQYFLKPLEGLHFYRAAEYDHPKGNLSYLYIFGIVGLFIVTIASINFVNLSLAQSGKRSREVGIRKTLGGSKDEIRRQFLGESLLVAFLATLLGLALVEVMIPTFNNLANKEFTFGSLFQMELLVSILALWLVVGLLSGAYPALVLSRFDPVRVLKGHLPQFGRIGALRRSLVVVQFVFSLLMIVGTIVVFQQMNFMRNRNLGFDGDQVLVLQLPRDTAVTNRGASLRLELEQLPQVQEATLSTNFPGRTVGELLFRIEQEGALKERGIKFMAVDEHFLDTYGIELLEGRNFRREGGTDATQAFIINQTAAERFGWNQEAIGKRMQWGLMANDSAANDGRVVGIVEDFHFASLHNPIEPMVFRYHPGNSRLLAVKIQSDDLASGMKSVEKVWDNMSGGYPFDYEFVDEEFDALYRSEERMLTIFGYFSFISIFIAILGLFALSSFTIEQRIKEIGIRKILGASVAQIIRLISKDFMLLVAIAVLISLPVSYVLLQRWLQDFAYRIELSIFILLISAGLAFLLAFLTVGYHSFRAARANPVNALRYE is encoded by the coding sequence ATGTGGCAGAATTACCTCAAAACGACCATTCGATCCTTGGTGCGTAACCGGGTCTACGCCCTCGTGAGTATTTTGGGTTTAGGTCTAGGCGTTTCTTGTGCGATTTTGATTGCACTATATGTGTCGGACGAGCTGAGCTATGAGTCCATGCATGAAGACGTAGGGCGAATATACCGGGGGTATGTGGACTTAGAAATGGAGGAAATTCTTCATGCAGGTGTCAGTCCCATGGCATTAGGGCCAACTCTTGTCGCTGATTATCCGGAATTTGAAACCTTCTCGCGCTTCATTTCCGCCGGGAACGAAGTGACCGTTCGCGTAGAAGATCAGATTTTCACAGAAGAGCATTTCTGGTTCGCGGACAGCTCCTTTTTCCAAATCTTCTCCTTTGACCTAATTGCTGGAGATCCCAAAAAGGCCTTGGTGGCGCCTAATTCTGCCGTTCTAACTCGATCTACGGCCCTCAAGCTTTTCGGGGACTTGGACGTTCTGGACACCACCATACGCATCAATAACAACTTTTATACGGTGACTGGGATCGCAGAAGATCCCCCCGCACAAACGGAAGTCTATTTTCACACGCTCCTTTCCCTCAGTACGTGGCCCCAGCAAACGGTAGAACAGGCTTCCGGTGACTGGTATTGGTTGATTTCATACACCTATTTTAAAACCCATCAGGCCCTTCGGGCCGATGAAAGAGACCGCATCATGGCCGACTTCAAGGAGCGGTACGTGGTTCCCTTCCAGGAGACCAACGGTCTTGAGCAGGACGCGCAATATTTCTTGAAACCCTTGGAAGGTCTGCACTTTTATCGTGCAGCTGAGTACGACCATCCCAAAGGGAACCTGAGCTACCTCTATATCTTCGGAATCGTGGGACTTTTCATCGTCACCATTGCCAGCATCAACTTTGTCAACCTCTCTCTGGCACAAAGTGGGAAACGCTCTCGAGAAGTGGGGATTCGTAAGACGCTAGGCGGAAGCAAGGACGAAATTCGACGTCAATTCTTGGGAGAAAGCCTCTTGGTTGCCTTCTTGGCTACCTTGCTCGGACTTGCCCTAGTCGAGGTTATGATTCCAACCTTCAACAACCTCGCGAATAAAGAATTCACCTTTGGCAGCCTATTTCAAATGGAGCTATTGGTGTCGATACTCGCCTTATGGCTGGTCGTCGGACTATTGAGCGGTGCCTACCCGGCCTTAGTTTTGTCTCGATTTGACCCGGTTCGCGTGCTCAAGGGGCATCTTCCTCAATTCGGTCGAATAGGAGCCCTGCGTCGTTCTTTGGTTGTTGTACAGTTTGTCTTCAGCCTTTTGATGATCGTCGGGACCATCGTGGTCTTTCAGCAAATGAACTTCATGCGGAATCGAAACCTCGGTTTTGACGGGGATCAAGTCCTCGTTCTTCAATTGCCCCGGGACACTGCGGTGACCAATCGAGGAGCTTCACTAAGATTGGAACTCGAGCAGCTGCCCCAAGTTCAAGAAGCCACCTTGTCGACAAATTTTCCGGGCCGAACTGTAGGTGAACTCTTGTTTCGAATAGAGCAAGAAGGCGCCCTTAAAGAACGAGGCATCAAGTTTATGGCCGTCGATGAGCATTTCTTGGATACCTATGGCATTGAGCTCCTTGAAGGACGAAATTTTCGGCGCGAAGGGGGAACAGATGCCACCCAAGCTTTCATCATCAATCAAACAGCGGCGGAGCGATTTGGCTGGAATCAAGAAGCCATAGGGAAACGTATGCAATGGGGCCTAATGGCCAATGATTCCGCAGCCAATGACGGCCGGGTGGTTGGAATAGTCGAAGACTTCCATTTTGCTTCCTTACACAACCCCATCGAGCCCATGGTTTTTCGCTATCACCCCGGAAACAGTAGGCTCTTAGCGGTGAAGATTCAATCGGATGACCTGGCCTCCGGCATGAAATCGGTCGAAAAGGTCTGGGACAACATGAGTGGGGGTTATCCCTTCGATTATGAATTTGTCGACGAAGAATTCGATGCGCTCTACCGGAGTGAAGAGCGAATGTTGACCATTTTCGGATACTTCAGTTTTATCAGCATCTTCATCGCCATCCTAGGCTTATTTGCCCTGTCCTCCTTTACCATTGAGCAGCGAATCAAGGAGATCGGCATCCGAAAAATCCTCGGAGCCTCTGTGGCGCAAATCATTCGTTTGATCTCTAAGGACTTCATGCTCCTGGTCGCTATAGCCGTCCTCATCAGTTTACCCGTTTCCTACGTGTTGCTGCAGCGTTGGCTTCAAGACTTCGCCTACCGTATTGAACTTTCCATTTTTATACTCCTAATCTCAGCCGGACTGGCCTTTTTACTCGCGTTTCTGACAGTGGGTTACCACAGTTTCCGGGCCGCACGGGCCAATCCGGTCAATGCCCTACGTTATGAATAG
- a CDS encoding ABC transporter permease yields MFGSRIKLAFRHLWKELGFTSINIFGLAIGLAASLAIFIYAGYHFSFDRFHEGSDRIFRVLTIDRALGVSSSAVGITTPAAGPAAFERVSGVEAQVRFMQQGQNLLRAGDQTFFADNFAFVDSNFFSFFNFPLVQGNPETVLREPNKVLLSESLAAKLFPDTDPIGQQIEAAHTADPVQIQGIFEDPPANSHLDFDMVVSILPVASDTNTAQFLQTWTSIAAPTYVRLADASDWERVLADLKEIGRENDYGNEGDNFDLTMQPLLETHMYSTELLFDNHNNRKTDFGQIRNLLLVAIFLLLIAAFNFMNLSTARSGKRAREIGVRKVLGAQRSQLVGQFLLESVLLVFFGFLVALAILELLGEYVGINVPSGFVNYFMGHRELWGYSLSLILILGLLSGLYPAFVLSRFDPVHTLKGNVQSQSSGKWLRRILVTLQFTVSVAVIIGMLIVRQQVAYMNAKDMGFDKDYVLTLNLNSQSAFENAQTLRDELTEVKGVEGVAFTNALPGTGYGRTSITPEGYTGEETWIFSITGVGYRFAEVLGLDLLKGRFFDEEHATDAWEAIVLNEAAVEAIGWDDPIGKTIELGGRPRTVIGVIKNFHYVGLRYPIEPLMLAPLQNAGGTIAVKLKADQASAAIASIGEVWKEVNPSDPFEYEFFDEEFQQLFTDDERFAQVLSSFNWLAILIACLGLLGLTAYTVQQKTKELGVRKVLGASMFQMLLVLSREFWWMLLVANIIAIPISYYYMSRWLSEFVYRIDLNFWPFLVAVVASFMVALVTILTQALRAERIDAVKALKYE; encoded by the coding sequence ATGTTTGGGAGTCGCATCAAATTGGCCTTCCGTCATTTGTGGAAGGAACTGGGCTTTACGAGCATCAACATCTTTGGTCTAGCCATTGGATTGGCAGCGTCTTTGGCCATTTTCATCTATGCGGGCTACCATTTCAGTTTCGATCGTTTTCACGAAGGCTCTGATCGAATCTTCCGAGTGCTTACTATTGATCGGGCACTTGGGGTTAGCTCCTCCGCAGTGGGTATAACCACTCCAGCCGCTGGCCCTGCGGCCTTTGAACGCGTCAGTGGAGTTGAAGCACAAGTGCGCTTTATGCAACAAGGTCAGAACTTGCTGCGCGCAGGGGATCAAACCTTTTTCGCCGATAATTTTGCCTTTGTCGATAGCAATTTCTTCAGCTTCTTCAACTTCCCTCTGGTACAGGGAAATCCGGAGACGGTTCTTCGAGAGCCCAACAAGGTTTTGCTCTCCGAGTCTTTGGCTGCAAAGCTCTTTCCCGATACGGACCCAATAGGGCAACAGATTGAAGCCGCTCATACCGCAGATCCGGTTCAAATTCAAGGAATCTTCGAGGACCCTCCCGCCAACAGCCACTTGGACTTTGATATGGTGGTGAGTATTCTGCCGGTAGCCTCGGACACCAACACCGCTCAGTTTTTACAGACCTGGACCTCTATCGCCGCACCGACCTATGTGCGCTTAGCGGACGCCTCGGACTGGGAACGCGTGTTGGCAGACCTAAAAGAAATTGGCCGAGAGAACGACTACGGCAATGAGGGAGATAATTTTGACTTAACCATGCAACCTCTACTCGAGACTCATATGTACTCGACAGAGCTTCTTTTCGACAACCACAACAACCGAAAAACAGATTTCGGTCAAATTCGGAATCTGTTATTGGTGGCTATTTTCCTTTTACTCATAGCCGCCTTTAATTTTATGAATCTCAGTACGGCACGAAGCGGTAAACGCGCTCGAGAAATCGGCGTGCGTAAAGTGCTGGGTGCCCAACGCAGTCAACTTGTCGGGCAATTCCTTTTGGAGTCCGTCCTGCTCGTTTTCTTTGGATTCCTGGTGGCTCTGGCCATATTGGAATTGCTCGGCGAGTACGTGGGCATCAACGTGCCTTCGGGTTTCGTAAACTACTTCATGGGGCATAGAGAGCTTTGGGGATACAGTCTGTCCTTAATTCTCATCCTCGGCCTGCTCAGTGGACTGTACCCCGCCTTTGTTCTATCTCGATTTGATCCCGTTCACACTTTAAAGGGCAATGTGCAGAGTCAATCTTCGGGTAAGTGGTTGCGTCGCATCCTCGTGACCTTGCAGTTCACGGTTTCGGTTGCTGTGATCATCGGTATGCTGATTGTCCGACAGCAAGTGGCTTACATGAATGCCAAGGATATGGGTTTTGACAAAGACTATGTGCTCACCTTGAACCTAAATTCTCAATCGGCCTTTGAAAACGCCCAGACCTTGCGGGATGAACTCACCGAGGTAAAGGGAGTGGAAGGGGTTGCGTTTACCAATGCTCTCCCCGGAACAGGGTATGGCAGAACCTCCATTACTCCTGAGGGCTATACCGGCGAAGAAACCTGGATTTTCAGTATTACCGGCGTGGGTTATCGCTTTGCCGAAGTTCTCGGTCTCGACCTGCTGAAAGGTCGGTTCTTCGATGAAGAACATGCTACCGATGCATGGGAAGCCATTGTTTTGAACGAGGCTGCGGTGGAAGCCATCGGCTGGGATGATCCAATCGGCAAGACCATTGAACTGGGAGGTCGACCTCGAACAGTGATTGGAGTAATCAAGAACTTCCACTACGTGGGCTTGAGATATCCCATTGAACCCTTGATGCTGGCTCCTCTTCAAAATGCTGGAGGAACCATTGCGGTTAAATTGAAAGCGGATCAAGCCTCAGCAGCCATTGCTTCCATAGGAGAAGTATGGAAAGAGGTCAATCCGTCGGATCCCTTTGAATACGAGTTTTTCGACGAGGAATTCCAGCAACTCTTTACCGATGACGAGCGATTTGCCCAGGTGCTTTCCAGTTTCAATTGGTTGGCCATTCTCATTGCCTGCCTCGGGTTGTTGGGCTTAACGGCCTACACGGTGCAGCAGAAAACCAAAGAGCTGGGGGTTCGGAAGGTCCTCGGCGCTAGTATGTTCCAAATGCTTTTGGTCCTCAGTAGAGAATTCTGGTGGATGCTATTGGTCGCCAATATCATTGCCATTCCAATTTCCTACTACTACATGAGTCGATGGCTCAGTGAATTCGTTTATCGCATCGATCTCAACTTTTGGCCTTTCCTAGTGGCGGTGGTGGCCTCTTTCATGGTTGCTCTGGTCACAATTTTGACTCAGGCCCTCCGGGCGGAACGCATTGACGCCGTTAAAGCGCTGAAATACGAATAG
- a CDS encoding ABC transporter ATP-binding protein, producing the protein MIDVKNLQKKYRTDEIETTALNSINVGIEEGEFVAIMGPSGCGKSTFLNVLGLLDTPDGGTYTFNGQEMTQLSERQRSVVRKNNIGFVFQSFNLIDELSVFENIELPLIYLKVSASERKERVDRILERMGIAHRAKHYPQQLSGGQQQRVAVARALIADPKIILADEPTGNLDSAHGNEVMDLLSELNQGGTTIVMVTHSAHDAGYASRIIRLLDGEVIAENSGKKAEEIL; encoded by the coding sequence TTGATTGATGTTAAAAACCTACAGAAGAAGTACCGAACCGACGAAATTGAGACGACTGCGCTCAATTCCATCAATGTTGGAATAGAAGAGGGTGAATTTGTTGCTATTATGGGCCCTTCCGGATGCGGAAAGTCCACCTTTCTAAACGTGCTCGGTCTACTAGATACGCCCGATGGGGGAACCTATACGTTTAACGGGCAGGAAATGACCCAACTCAGTGAACGCCAACGTTCCGTGGTTCGGAAGAACAATATTGGATTCGTCTTTCAGAGTTTTAACCTGATCGATGAGTTGAGCGTCTTCGAGAATATTGAATTGCCGTTGATTTACTTGAAGGTCTCGGCGTCTGAGCGTAAAGAACGTGTGGATCGCATCTTGGAACGAATGGGAATTGCCCACCGAGCCAAACATTATCCTCAACAGCTCTCGGGAGGTCAGCAGCAGCGCGTCGCCGTGGCTCGAGCATTGATTGCAGATCCCAAAATCATATTGGCCGATGAGCCGACTGGAAATCTCGATTCAGCGCACGGTAACGAGGTCATGGACTTGCTGAGTGAATTGAATCAGGGGGGAACCACTATTGTCATGGTAACGCACTCGGCTCACGACGCGGGCTATGCATCGCGCATCATTCGTCTCTTGGACGGTGAAGTGATCGCCGAAAACAGCGGTAAAAAAGCTGAAGAGATCCTCTGA
- a CDS encoding efflux RND transporter periplasmic adaptor subunit: protein MDKVIEKKKWPMKRVLLYIGIASGALLLVYLLIISTNDRTLTIDRDRTSVATVERGLFFDNIPISGNVEPLKSIFITAAEGGNVEEIFVEDGAMVTRGTPLMRLSNANLMLDFMNRETQIIEQINNLRTTRLTIEQNKRTLNDQLIDIDYQLKEAERQFRMDSTLYRDSVIAGNQFEASRNNIQYLRQKRAFTKRNIDREEAIQESQLTRIDQSIELMERNLDAIRQNLENLTIKAPLDGQLTGFNHYLGETKQRGESLGQVDVTDGFLVRCNIDEYYLNRVRTGQTGTFPFGGKTHELVVTKVLPQVSNGQFQIEMNFPDSMPSGIRRGQTLQIRLSLSTEVEAVMVERGGFYQSTGGQWVFVLEGESASRRDVELGRQNTDYIEVLSGLEPGEQVITNSYANYGEAQQLVFK from the coding sequence ATGGATAAAGTAATTGAAAAGAAAAAGTGGCCGATGAAACGCGTGCTGCTTTATATCGGCATAGCATCGGGAGCCTTGTTACTGGTCTACTTACTGATCATCAGCACCAATGACAGAACACTTACGATTGACCGGGACAGGACTTCCGTAGCTACCGTCGAACGCGGCTTATTCTTTGACAACATTCCCATCAGTGGGAATGTGGAACCCCTAAAGTCCATCTTCATCACTGCGGCAGAAGGCGGTAATGTCGAGGAAATCTTTGTCGAAGACGGTGCCATGGTCACCCGAGGGACTCCATTGATGAGGTTGAGCAATGCTAACCTGATGCTCGACTTCATGAATCGCGAAACGCAAATCATTGAGCAAATCAACAACCTGAGAACGACCCGGCTCACCATTGAACAGAACAAGCGTACGCTAAACGATCAGCTCATTGATATTGATTACCAACTCAAGGAGGCGGAACGTCAGTTCCGAATGGACAGCACGCTATACCGCGATTCGGTCATCGCTGGAAATCAATTCGAAGCCTCGCGAAACAACATCCAATACCTCAGGCAGAAAAGGGCCTTTACCAAGCGTAACATCGACCGAGAAGAGGCCATTCAAGAATCCCAATTGACGCGCATCGATCAGAGTATTGAGTTGATGGAGCGGAATCTCGACGCCATCCGTCAAAACTTAGAGAATTTGACCATTAAAGCTCCGCTCGACGGTCAACTGACAGGGTTTAATCACTACCTCGGCGAAACCAAGCAACGAGGCGAGTCCCTAGGCCAGGTGGATGTGACCGATGGATTTTTGGTTCGCTGTAATATCGATGAATACTACTTGAATCGGGTTCGGACGGGTCAAACGGGCACCTTCCCCTTTGGCGGTAAAACGCACGAACTGGTGGTCACCAAAGTATTGCCTCAAGTCTCCAATGGACAGTTCCAGATCGAAATGAACTTTCCGGATTCAATGCCTTCCGGAATCCGAAGAGGGCAAACCCTTCAAATTCGTCTTTCACTGAGCACCGAAGTGGAAGCGGTGATGGTGGAGCGCGGAGGGTTTTATCAGAGCACAGGCGGGCAATGGGTCTTTGTATTGGAAGGAGAGAGCGCCTCACGGCGCGATGTCGAACTCGGCCGCCAAAACACCGATTACATCGAGGTGCTCAGCGGCTTGGAGCCCGGTGAGCAGGTCATCACCAATTCCTACGCCAATTACGGAGAGGCTCAGCAACTCGTGTTTAAATAA